One Gemmatimonadota bacterium DNA segment encodes these proteins:
- a CDS encoding outer membrane beta-barrel protein, translating to MTRTLTSFLASVLLVLASGDLFAQQNGWGLGGFANYHVPLSNLRDRYDQAGKYGINVNYVASDLVTVEVEYHYSKFDNGKLASKPFIYPVDGLEYTSPNASSTMTFNSVAVNALVFVGEENRQHGFRAKDYRHYIALGGGFFRYNAENSNLVWPAQTSDPIDLNTVMDPQIDKRTTIALTTGAGMEAFVTDNISLDVRGRLNFVVGELRPMLFYELERARPLMFFDIGAGVKFYFWR from the coding sequence ATGACACGCACGTTGACTTCTTTTCTCGCAAGCGTATTACTGGTACTTGCATCGGGTGATTTATTTGCCCAGCAGAACGGATGGGGTCTCGGTGGATTTGCCAATTACCACGTACCTCTGTCCAATTTGCGGGACCGCTACGACCAGGCGGGGAAATACGGCATAAATGTGAACTATGTGGCCAGCGACCTCGTAACCGTTGAAGTGGAATACCACTATTCCAAATTCGACAACGGGAAACTCGCGTCCAAACCGTTTATATACCCGGTTGACGGTCTCGAATACACCAGCCCCAATGCTTCATCGACAATGACATTCAACAGCGTAGCCGTAAACGCGCTCGTCTTTGTGGGCGAAGAGAATCGGCAACACGGATTTCGGGCAAAAGACTATCGCCATTACATAGCCCTCGGCGGTGGTTTTTTCCGCTATAACGCCGAAAACAGCAACCTGGTGTGGCCGGCTCAAACCAGCGATCCAATCGACTTAAATACCGTAATGGATCCGCAAATCGACAAACGCACCACCATAGCACTCACCACGGGTGCGGGTATGGAGGCATTTGTCACCGATAATATCAGTCTGGATGTGCGCGGGCGCTTAAACTTTGTCGTGGGAGAATTGAGACCCATGCTCTTTTACGAGTTGGAACGCGCTCGCCCGTTAATGTTCTTCGATATAGGAGCCGGAGTTAAGTTTTATTTCTGGCGTTAA